The Oceanotoga teriensis nucleotide sequence ATTAGGGCCTAAAAATCCAAAAATTTCACCTTTTTTTACTTCGAGATTCATATTTTTTACAGCTTTAAAGTTATTGTTATAAGTTTTTTCAAGATTTTTTATTTTTATCATAGTTTTTACCTCCCTTTAAAAATCTTTTTTTTCAAAGATTTTTAATGAAAAAAATATTAAAAAAATAGAAAATAATATTGAAAGAATTATAGGCAAAAAATCCATTTCATTTTTGATTATTAATTTTGGATCTAATATAAAATTATATGGTGTTTTTATTTTTACATTCGGTAAAAAATATAATGTAAGACATAAAAAAATTATTGTCAATGGGATAATAAAACTTTTTATTTGTGTTTGAGTAATTATAGAAATCAAAACTGCTATTGGAATTATTAATGAGCTTATAATCGTTTGTTGGATAAAAATCTTAAAATAATCAATTATTTGAAAATCAAAACTACTCATAGATAATGTAATTATAGAAATAATAAAAAATATTATATTAATCAAAACAAAGTTTATATATATAGAGGATACTTTTTTTATAAAAATATTTTTTCTTGATTTTCTTGTTATCAAAAAATCAAAAGTCTTTTTTTCAAATTCTTTTGAAAAAACACTATAAGAAAATATTAAAGCTATTAAAGGTAAAAATTGTCCAAAGTTTTTTCCATACCATTGAGTTTTAATAAAAAAATCTAAATTCCTAAGTTTTTCTATTTGAATCATACTTGAAAAAGCTTTTAATGCTTCTTTATTTTGATTTAAAACTTGTATAGTTTTTTCTTTAAATATTAATAATAAAAAGAAA carries:
- a CDS encoding ABC transporter permease subunit, whose product is MYKEFLDSKRRLIISISLLLSFFFLLLIFKEKTIQVLNQNKEALKAFSSMIQIEKLRNLDFFIKTQWYGKNFGQFLPLIALIFSYSVFSKEFEKKTFDFLITRKSRKNIFIKKVSSIYINFVLINIIFFIISIITLSMSSFDFQIIDYFKIFIQQTIISSLIIPIAVLISIITQTQIKSFIIPLTIIFLCLTLYFLPNVKIKTPYNFILDPKLIIKNEMDFLPIILSILFSIFLIFFSLKIFEKKDF